From the Oryctolagus cuniculus chromosome 17, mOryCun1.1, whole genome shotgun sequence genome, the window CGTCAGCCCGCGCCTGGTGCACTTCTCGGCCCGCAGGGGCCCGCACCACTACGAGCTGAGCTCCGTCCAGGTGGACACCTTCCGAGCCAACCTCTTCTGCACTGACCCCGAGTGTCTGGGGGCCTTGCGGGCCCGATTTGGCGTGGCTGCTGGGGACAGGGCAGAGGGGGGCCCTCATTTCCGTCTGGAGTGGGCCCCCCGCCCTGCGGAGCTCCCCGAAGCGGAGTATGGGAGACTGGGGCTACAGCCGCTGTGGACTGGGGGGCCGGGAGAGCGGCGGGAGGTGGTGGGCACGCcgagcttcctggaggaggtgctgCGGGTGGCCCTGGAGCACAGCTTCCGCCTCGACTCCGTCTTCCCTGACCCCGAGGACCTGCTGAACTCGCGGTCCCTGCGCTTTGTCCGGCACTGAAGATGCTGCCATCAGCTTGATCGTGGGAAGGGAGGGAACGGGGCGGCCAAGGAGGTAACGGGGCTCCTGCACCT encodes:
- the KCTD11 gene encoding BTB/POZ domain-containing protein KCTD11 — its product is MLGAMFRADTPMPASLSPQGGGHYFIDRDGKAFRHILNFLRLGRLDLPRGYGETALLRAEADFYQIRPLLDALRELEASRGTAAPTAALLHADVDVSPRLVHFSARRGPHHYELSSVQVDTFRANLFCTDPECLGALRARFGVAAGDRAEGGPHFRLEWAPRPAELPEAEYGRLGLQPLWTGGPGERREVVGTPSFLEEVLRVALEHSFRLDSVFPDPEDLLNSRSLRFVRH